A window of Eikenella corrodens contains these coding sequences:
- a CDS encoding YifB family Mg chelatase-like AAA ATPase, with amino-acid sequence MSLAVVYSRALSGMAAPLVEVEAHLANGLPAFNIVGLPDTEVKESRDRVRAAIIQSGFDFPAKKITVNLAPADLPKESGRFDLPIAVGILAASGQIAISPEELAQYELAGELALSGLLRPVRGALAMVWQSTQAQRRFILPQESAEQAALIERAEVLAAESLVAVAAHLNGIAALPRCQACAEAAEEAPYPDLQDVKGQHTARLALEIAAAGGHSILMSGPPGTGKSMLAQRLPGILPLLSDDEITETWALRSLLPQQHSFSRRRPFRSPHHSASAAAMVGGGSDPKPGEISLAHNGVLFLDELPEFDRKVLEMLREPLENGLIHISRASRQATYPARFQLVAAMNPCPCGYLGHPAKPCRCTPESIARYRGKISGPLLDRIDLIIEVPALSAAELTQATPGEPSAAVRERVLAARERQQRRQGKSNALLNVTELDELAAIEPEAKAALSAVLEKLSLSARSYHRILRIARTLADLAGSDTVNQRHVMQAVSFRRTPS; translated from the coding sequence ATGAGTTTGGCGGTGGTATACAGCCGGGCGCTCAGCGGCATGGCTGCGCCCTTGGTGGAAGTGGAAGCCCACTTGGCCAACGGCCTGCCCGCGTTCAATATCGTCGGCCTACCCGACACTGAAGTGAAAGAAAGCCGCGACCGCGTGCGTGCCGCCATCATCCAAAGCGGCTTCGATTTCCCCGCCAAAAAAATCACTGTAAACCTCGCCCCGGCAGATTTACCCAAAGAATCCGGCCGTTTCGACCTGCCGATTGCCGTGGGCATCCTCGCCGCCTCCGGCCAAATCGCTATTTCGCCCGAAGAATTGGCGCAATACGAGCTGGCCGGCGAGCTGGCTCTGTCCGGCCTGCTGCGCCCGGTGCGCGGCGCGCTGGCCATGGTGTGGCAGAGCACGCAGGCGCAGCGCCGTTTTATTTTGCCGCAAGAGAGCGCCGAGCAAGCCGCGCTGATTGAACGCGCCGAGGTATTGGCTGCCGAAAGCCTGGTGGCCGTGGCCGCCCACCTCAACGGCATCGCCGCCCTGCCCCGTTGCCAAGCCTGTGCCGAAGCGGCCGAAGAAGCGCCCTATCCCGACCTGCAAGACGTAAAAGGCCAGCACACCGCGCGGCTCGCGCTTGAAATCGCCGCTGCCGGCGGCCACAGCATTCTGATGAGTGGCCCGCCCGGCACTGGAAAATCCATGCTGGCGCAACGCCTACCCGGCATCCTGCCGCTGCTCTCCGACGACGAAATCACCGAAACCTGGGCGCTGCGCTCGCTGCTGCCCCAGCAGCACAGCTTCTCCCGCCGCCGCCCCTTCCGTTCGCCGCACCACAGCGCCAGCGCCGCTGCCATGGTGGGCGGCGGTTCCGATCCCAAGCCCGGAGAAATTTCCCTGGCGCACAACGGCGTATTGTTCCTCGACGAATTGCCCGAGTTCGACCGCAAGGTGCTGGAAATGCTGCGCGAACCGCTGGAAAACGGCCTTATCCACATTTCCCGCGCCAGCCGCCAAGCCACCTATCCCGCCCGCTTCCAACTGGTGGCCGCCATGAATCCCTGCCCTTGCGGCTACCTCGGCCACCCCGCCAAACCCTGCCGCTGCACACCTGAAAGCATTGCCCGCTATCGCGGCAAAATTTCCGGCCCGCTGCTGGACAGGATTGATTTGATTATCGAAGTGCCCGCCCTCTCCGCCGCCGAGCTCACCCAGGCCACACCCGGCGAACCCAGCGCCGCCGTGCGGGAACGCGTACTGGCCGCGCGCGAGCGCCAACAGCGGCGGCAAGGCAAAAGCAATGCCCTGCTCAACGTAACCGAACTGGACGAGCTGGCCGCCATCGAGCCCGAAGCCAAAGCCGCCCTCTCCGCCGTGCTGGAAAAACTTTCGCTTTCCGCCCGCAGCTACCACCGCATCCTGCGCATCGCCCGCACCCTGGCCGACTTGGCCGGCAGCGACACCGTAAACCAGCGCCACGTCATGCAGGCCGTGAGCTTCCGCCGTACCCCGTCTTAA
- a CDS encoding aromatic amino acid transaminase, with amino-acid sequence MFRHVEFYPGDPILGLMEKYNQDPRSEKVNLGVGVYYDGEGRLPVLECVKTVERALADSPRPRGYLPMEGLAAYRSACQNLLFGADHPAVKEGRIATIQSLGGSGALRVGADFIHAWFPQAKCYVSNPTWGNHVSIFEAAGFEVGKYPYYDPATIGVKFEEMKAFFRTLKQHDVVVLHPCCHNPTGVDLSRSQWDEILQIVKEAGLIPFMDIAYQGFAEDLENDVYAIRRAAELGLPAFVSNSFSKNLSLYGERVGGLSVVCPSAEEAKLVLGQLKFTVRRIYSSPPSHGGFVADGVLNNATLFKQWEGEVYEMRDRIRAMRQKLQEVLSAKVPGRDFSYFTKQRGMFSFTGLSPEQVERLQSEFAIYMVNNGRMCVAGLNEQNIDYVANAFAEVLK; translated from the coding sequence ATGTTTCGGCACGTTGAGTTCTACCCCGGCGATCCCATCCTCGGCCTGATGGAAAAATACAACCAAGACCCGCGCAGCGAAAAAGTAAACCTCGGCGTGGGCGTTTATTACGACGGCGAAGGCCGCCTGCCCGTGCTCGAGTGCGTGAAAACCGTTGAACGCGCCCTCGCCGACAGCCCTCGCCCGCGCGGCTACCTGCCCATGGAAGGCCTGGCCGCCTACCGCAGCGCCTGCCAAAACCTGCTGTTCGGTGCCGACCACCCCGCCGTGAAAGAAGGCCGCATCGCCACCATCCAATCGCTCGGCGGCTCCGGCGCGCTGCGTGTGGGTGCCGATTTTATCCACGCTTGGTTCCCGCAGGCCAAGTGCTACGTGAGCAACCCCACCTGGGGCAACCATGTGAGCATTTTCGAGGCGGCCGGCTTCGAAGTGGGCAAATACCCCTACTACGACCCCGCCACCATCGGCGTGAAATTCGAAGAAATGAAAGCCTTCTTCCGCACGCTCAAGCAACACGACGTGGTGGTGCTGCACCCCTGCTGCCACAACCCCACCGGCGTGGATTTGAGCCGCAGCCAATGGGACGAAATCCTGCAAATCGTGAAAGAAGCCGGCCTCATCCCATTTATGGACATCGCCTACCAAGGCTTCGCCGAAGACCTGGAAAACGACGTTTACGCCATCCGCCGCGCCGCCGAACTCGGCCTGCCCGCCTTCGTGAGCAACTCCTTCTCCAAAAACCTCTCGCTCTACGGCGAACGCGTGGGCGGCCTCTCCGTGGTGTGCCCTAGTGCCGAAGAAGCCAAGCTCGTGCTCGGCCAGCTCAAATTTACCGTGCGCCGCATCTATTCCAGCCCCCCTTCCCACGGCGGCTTCGTGGCGGACGGCGTGTTGAACAACGCCACCCTGTTCAAGCAATGGGAAGGCGAGGTATATGAAATGCGCGACCGCATCCGCGCCATGCGCCAAAAACTGCAGGAAGTGCTCAGCGCCAAAGTGCCGGGCCGTGATTTCAGCTATTTTACCAAACAACGCGGCATGTTCAGCTTCACCGGCCTTTCTCCCGAACAGGTGGAACGCCTGCAAAGCGAATTTGCCATTTATATGGTGAACAACGGCCGCATGTGCGTGGCCGGCCTGAACGAGCAGAATATCGACTACGTGGCCAACGCCTTTGCCGAAGTGTTAAAATAA
- a CDS encoding CPBP family intramembrane glutamic endopeptidase, translated as MRDKFISLLQFIPLLMLTQVLPTLAWLLGGLGRSMAAQIVAALLFTVAAVAMCGLYLQLYLKQADGYFHNWKSRFSGKKLLWAAGYIALMLAINPLYEMLMAALGVESSVDNLQNQLIIMEMLQRAPLTMAAYIVLFAPVLEELLLRGIFFQSFGGIANRGKRWLLLVLSAFIFGSLHSLPVHYDFLLYFAMGLVLGAAYLHTKDLKYPILIHMVNNALGLAGMLFE; from the coding sequence GTGCGGGATAAATTCATTTCACTCTTACAGTTTATTCCCCTGCTGATGCTGACGCAGGTGCTGCCGACATTGGCCTGGCTGCTCGGCGGCCTGGGCAGGAGCATGGCTGCCCAAATTGTGGCCGCACTGCTGTTTACGGTTGCTGCCGTGGCCATGTGCGGGCTATACCTGCAGCTCTACCTTAAGCAGGCAGACGGTTATTTCCATAATTGGAAAAGCCGGTTTTCCGGCAAAAAACTGCTGTGGGCGGCAGGCTATATTGCGCTGATGCTGGCCATCAACCCGCTCTACGAAATGCTGATGGCCGCGCTGGGCGTAGAAAGCAGCGTGGACAACCTGCAAAACCAGCTCATCATTATGGAAATGCTGCAACGCGCCCCACTGACAATGGCGGCCTATATCGTGCTGTTTGCGCCGGTTTTGGAAGAGCTGCTGCTGCGCGGCATTTTTTTCCAAAGCTTCGGCGGCATAGCAAACCGCGGCAAACGCTGGCTGCTGCTGGTGCTGTCTGCCTTCATCTTCGGCAGCCTGCACAGCCTGCCGGTGCACTACGATTTCCTGCTGTATTTCGCCATGGGCCTGGTGCTCGGCGCGGCCTATCTGCACACCAAAGATTTGAAATACCCGATTTTGATTCACATGGTAAACAACGCATTGGGCTTGGCCGGGATGTTGTTTGAGTGA
- a CDS encoding thiol:disulfide interchange protein DsbA/DsbL: protein MKLKALLFSALTVFAVTTAQAKAVEGTDYIVRSNVIKPVQSDKIEVTEFFGYFCIHCQHLEPIIEQQSKRFASDTVLRQEHVVWQPAHQTLARLAAAVKSTGLSRQANQAIFKALMDGVVTDETSLKAWIQQQPYGSRLLAAYNNPQAAAAAQTMQQQTVTYNITKTPVVVVGGKYELTNSQNMAVLQELIEKVRAERGMPAPAPRAVVRSRGAAIAGQANR from the coding sequence ATGAAACTGAAAGCCCTACTCTTCTCCGCCCTCACCGTCTTCGCCGTTACCACCGCCCAAGCCAAAGCTGTGGAAGGCACCGACTACATTGTGCGCAGCAATGTGATCAAACCCGTACAGTCCGACAAAATCGAAGTAACCGAATTCTTCGGCTATTTCTGCATCCACTGCCAACACCTCGAACCGATTATCGAGCAGCAAAGCAAACGCTTCGCCTCCGACACCGTATTGCGCCAAGAGCACGTGGTGTGGCAGCCTGCCCACCAAACCCTTGCCCGCCTGGCCGCCGCCGTGAAATCCACCGGCCTGTCCCGCCAGGCCAACCAGGCCATTTTCAAAGCGCTGATGGACGGCGTCGTAACCGACGAAACCAGCCTGAAAGCCTGGATTCAGCAGCAGCCCTACGGCAGCCGCCTGCTCGCCGCCTACAACAACCCGCAGGCCGCCGCCGCTGCCCAAACCATGCAGCAGCAAACCGTTACCTACAACATCACCAAAACCCCGGTGGTGGTGGTGGGCGGCAAATACGAGCTCACCAACTCCCAAAACATGGCCGTGCTGCAGGAGCTGATTGAAAAAGTCCGTGCCGAACGCGGTATGCCCGCTCCTGCCCCGCGCGCCGTAGTGCGCAGCCGCGGCGCAGCCATCGCCGGCCAAGCCAACCGCTAA
- the ttcA gene encoding tRNA 2-thiocytidine(32) synthetase TtcA, which translates to MSNKPKHEHEANKLHKRLRHAVGQAINDFNMIEEGDKIMVCLSGGKDSYALLDILRHLQASAPINFELVAVNLDQKQPGFPEHVLPEYLTSIGVPFKIVEEDTYSTVKRVLDEGKTTCSLCSRLRRGILYRTAKELGCTKIALGHHRDDILATLFLNMFYGGKLKAMPPKLVSDNGEHIVIRPLAYVKEKDLIKYAEIKQFPIIPCNLCGSQPNLQRQVVGEMLKDWDKRFPGRIESMFSALQNVVPSHLADTELFDFAGLQRGQTLKHGGDLAFDSETVSFNVPRDDEDEGLPEKPARKVINILGSKPKAGGCSAG; encoded by the coding sequence ATGTCCAATAAACCAAAACACGAACACGAAGCCAACAAACTGCACAAACGCCTGCGCCACGCCGTGGGTCAAGCGATTAACGATTTCAATATGATTGAAGAGGGCGACAAAATCATGGTCTGCCTCTCCGGCGGCAAAGACAGCTATGCCCTCTTAGACATCCTGCGCCACCTGCAAGCCTCCGCGCCGATCAATTTCGAGCTGGTGGCAGTAAACCTCGACCAAAAACAGCCCGGCTTTCCCGAGCACGTGTTGCCGGAATACCTGACTTCTATCGGCGTGCCGTTCAAAATTGTGGAAGAAGACACCTATTCCACCGTGAAGCGCGTGCTCGATGAAGGCAAAACCACCTGCTCGCTGTGCAGCCGCCTGCGGCGCGGCATCCTCTACCGCACGGCCAAAGAGCTGGGCTGCACCAAAATCGCGCTCGGCCACCACCGCGACGACATCCTCGCCACCCTGTTTTTAAATATGTTCTACGGCGGCAAACTCAAAGCCATGCCGCCCAAGCTGGTGAGCGACAACGGCGAGCACATCGTCATCCGCCCGCTGGCCTATGTGAAAGAAAAGGATTTGATCAAATACGCCGAAATCAAGCAATTCCCCATTATTCCCTGCAATCTGTGCGGCTCGCAGCCCAATCTGCAGCGGCAGGTGGTGGGCGAAATGCTGAAAGACTGGGACAAACGCTTCCCCGGCCGTATTGAAAGCATGTTTTCCGCGTTGCAAAACGTGGTGCCCTCGCACTTGGCCGATACCGAACTGTTTGATTTTGCCGGTTTGCAACGCGGTCAGACCCTGAAACACGGCGGCGATTTGGCCTTCGACAGCGAAACCGTTTCCTTTAACGTCCCGCGCGACGACGAAGACGAAGGGCTACCTGAAAAACCCGCACGCAAAGTGATTAATATTTTGGGCAGCAAGCCGAAAGCCGGAGGCTGCAGTGCGGGATAA
- a CDS encoding undecaprenyl-diphosphate phosphatase: MSLLLAFKALFLGIIEGLTEFLPISSTGHLIVAGSLIGFDAESHAVFNIAIQLGAILAVVYEYRVCFTHVLTHIGKDRLSNRFVLNLAIAFIPAAAIGLLFNDFIEKVLFNPVSVAAALVVGGFLILWIEKRQSRVPPKVRSVDDMRPRDALAVGLFQILALIPGTSRSGSTIMGGMVWGLDRKTATEFSFFLAVPIMVAASGYSILKNLSAFSSQELGLIAIGFATAFASGLIAVKALLRFVSSKNFVPFAYYRIIFGGIILLTWLCGWVNW; encoded by the coding sequence ATGAGCCTGCTCCTCGCCTTCAAAGCCCTCTTCCTCGGCATCATCGAAGGCCTCACCGAATTCCTGCCCATTTCCAGCACCGGCCACCTGATTGTGGCCGGCAGCCTCATCGGTTTCGACGCCGAAAGCCATGCCGTATTCAACATCGCCATCCAGCTCGGCGCCATCCTCGCCGTGGTGTACGAATACCGCGTCTGCTTCACCCATGTGCTCACCCATATCGGCAAAGACCGGCTATCCAACCGCTTCGTGCTCAACCTGGCCATCGCCTTCATCCCCGCCGCCGCCATCGGCCTGCTGTTCAACGACTTCATCGAAAAAGTGCTGTTCAACCCCGTGAGCGTGGCTGCAGCGCTGGTGGTGGGCGGCTTTTTGATTTTGTGGATTGAAAAACGGCAAAGCCGCGTGCCGCCGAAAGTGCGCAGCGTGGACGATATGCGCCCGCGCGATGCGCTGGCCGTGGGTCTGTTTCAAATTTTAGCCCTGATTCCCGGTACTTCCCGCTCCGGCAGCACCATCATGGGCGGCATGGTATGGGGGCTCGACCGCAAAACCGCCACCGAATTCTCCTTCTTCCTCGCCGTGCCGATTATGGTAGCCGCCTCCGGCTACAGCATTTTAAAAAACCTCAGCGCCTTTTCCTCGCAGGAGCTCGGCCTCATCGCCATCGGCTTTGCCACCGCTTTTGCTTCCGGCCTCATCGCCGTAAAAGCCCTGCTGCGTTTTGTATCCAGCAAAAATTTCGTGCCCTTCGCCTACTACCGCATCATCTTCGGCGGCATCATCCTGCTCACTTGGCTGTGCGGCTGGGTGAATTGGTAA
- a CDS encoding accessory factor UbiK family protein → MLAKQILDELAGKIGSAIAESPVKDVEKNVKTLLGSTFGKLDLVTREEFDIQQQVLIKTREKLAALEARLAKLEAAAPAALPNPSEQQ, encoded by the coding sequence ATGCTGGCCAAACAAATCCTCGACGAACTCGCCGGAAAAATCGGCAGCGCCATTGCCGAAAGCCCGGTGAAAGACGTGGAAAAAAACGTGAAAACCCTGCTCGGCAGCACATTCGGCAAGCTCGATTTGGTAACGCGCGAAGAGTTCGACATCCAACAGCAGGTGCTCATCAAAACCCGCGAAAAACTGGCCGCTTTAGAAGCGCGCCTGGCCAAGCTGGAAGCCGCCGCTCCGGCCGCCCTGCCCAACCCTTCCGAACAGCAATAG
- a CDS encoding DUF4149 domain-containing protein — MFANRVLALLAAAWFGAYLLAGYGAAPLLFQSLPKEQAGSLAGTLFSAVNYIGLFVWAILYLAGLSAQQRSYGQRSKLSSRTVALTWLLLAVSQFVLVPLIRALRGGQTHWLSNLLGGELSFWHSMSSSLYVLVSLLGLFLIMRLLRFEWQ; from the coding sequence ATGTTTGCAAACCGAGTATTGGCACTGCTGGCGGCGGCGTGGTTCGGTGCGTATCTTTTGGCCGGCTACGGCGCGGCGCCGCTATTGTTCCAATCTCTGCCCAAAGAGCAGGCCGGCAGCCTGGCCGGTACATTATTCAGCGCGGTGAACTACATCGGGCTGTTTGTGTGGGCCATCCTTTATTTGGCCGGCCTCTCGGCGCAGCAGCGCAGCTACGGCCAACGCAGCAAGCTCAGCTCGCGTACCGTCGCCCTTACCTGGCTGCTGCTGGCCGTCTCGCAATTTGTGCTGGTGCCGCTTATCCGCGCCCTGCGCGGCGGGCAGACGCATTGGCTCTCCAACCTGCTCGGCGGCGAGTTGTCTTTCTGGCACAGCATGTCCAGCAGCCTGTATGTGCTCGTCAGCCTGCTCGGCCTGTTTTTAATCATGCGCCTGCTGCGTTTCGAGTGGCAATAA
- the hemH gene encoding ferrochelatase — translation MPHFQPEPPHGAHQQARVGILLINLGTPAAPTPEAVRPYLREFLSDQRVVELPRLLWQPLLRGIILPFRAKKSAHGYRQIWQHEGSPLAVFTAKQAAALQAELPQVLVGHAMSYGAPAVADAIAAMKAQGVDRLLAIPLYPQYAASSSGAALDKVLNELLKQRNQISLRTISRFYNHPDYIQAMAAHIRAYWQQHGRGQRILFSFHGIPETAVQQGDPYEIECRASAQLLAEALQLSAQEWYISFQSRFGRARWIGPATSELLTELPAKHNIRELDVFCPGFVSDCLETLEEIAIQGREQFHEAGGQTFRFIPCLNDNPAFIAALADIAQENLGGWV, via the coding sequence ATGCCCCACTTCCAACCCGAGCCGCCGCACGGTGCGCATCAGCAAGCCAGAGTCGGTATTCTGCTCATCAACCTCGGCACACCGGCCGCGCCCACGCCCGAAGCCGTGCGCCCCTATCTGCGCGAATTTTTGTCCGACCAGCGCGTGGTCGAGCTGCCGCGCCTGTTGTGGCAGCCCTTGCTGCGCGGCATCATCCTGCCCTTCCGCGCTAAAAAAAGCGCACACGGCTACCGCCAAATTTGGCAACACGAAGGTTCGCCCTTGGCCGTATTCACCGCCAAACAGGCCGCCGCCCTGCAAGCTGAGCTGCCGCAAGTGTTGGTGGGGCATGCCATGTCCTACGGCGCGCCGGCCGTGGCCGACGCTATCGCCGCCATGAAAGCCCAAGGCGTAGACCGCCTGCTCGCCATCCCACTCTATCCGCAATATGCCGCCAGCAGCAGCGGTGCCGCGCTGGATAAGGTGTTGAACGAACTGCTCAAACAGCGCAACCAAATCAGCCTGCGCACCATCAGCCGTTTCTACAACCATCCCGACTACATCCAAGCCATGGCCGCGCATATCCGCGCCTACTGGCAGCAGCATGGCCGCGGCCAGCGCATCCTGTTCAGCTTCCACGGCATCCCTGAAACCGCCGTGCAGCAGGGCGACCCCTATGAAATCGAATGCCGAGCCAGCGCCCAACTGCTGGCCGAAGCCCTGCAACTCTCCGCCCAAGAATGGTATATCAGCTTCCAAAGCCGCTTCGGCCGCGCCCGCTGGATAGGCCCGGCCACATCCGAGCTGCTCACCGAACTGCCCGCCAAACACAACATCCGCGAGCTCGACGTGTTCTGCCCCGGCTTCGTGAGCGACTGCCTGGAAACCCTGGAAGAGATCGCCATCCAAGGCCGAGAACAATTCCACGAAGCCGGCGGCCAAACCTTCCGCTTCATCCCCTGCCTCAACGACAACCCCGCCTTCATCGCCGCCCTGGCCGATATCGCACAGGAAAACCTGGGCGGCTGGGTGTAG
- a CDS encoding alpha/beta hydrolase — translation MKHKSIFFGLAALLAILFGLSSCAKQAFYYPDHTDYGSPAQSGLPYENVSFQSADGTRLHGWFVPARGLPDAKQARATIIHFHGNAQNLTAHWQAVKWLPEHGYNVFLFDYRGYGQSAGEPNPEGLFADGNAALDYVRSRPDVNPERLLVFGQSLGGTNAIAVVGAGNKAGVRAVAIESTFSSYSSIANDKLPGAGILVGNRYSARRFVAQISPIPLLLMHGTADQVIPAKHSQILFELAREPKQLILIPNGTHLGLSGLGGYEMQLLDFFNRHSE, via the coding sequence ATGAAACACAAATCCATCTTTTTCGGACTGGCCGCCCTCCTCGCCATCCTGTTCGGCCTGTCCTCCTGCGCCAAACAAGCCTTTTATTATCCCGACCATACCGACTACGGCTCGCCCGCCCAATCCGGCCTGCCCTACGAAAACGTCTCCTTCCAAAGCGCCGACGGCACACGCCTGCACGGCTGGTTTGTGCCCGCACGCGGCCTGCCCGATGCCAAACAAGCCCGCGCCACCATCATCCACTTCCACGGCAACGCGCAAAACCTCACCGCCCACTGGCAGGCCGTGAAATGGCTGCCCGAACACGGCTACAACGTTTTCCTGTTCGACTATCGCGGCTACGGCCAATCCGCAGGCGAGCCCAACCCCGAAGGCCTGTTTGCCGACGGCAACGCCGCGTTGGATTATGTGCGCAGCCGCCCCGATGTAAACCCCGAACGCCTGCTCGTGTTCGGCCAGAGCTTAGGCGGCACCAACGCCATTGCCGTGGTGGGCGCAGGCAACAAAGCCGGCGTGCGCGCCGTGGCCATCGAATCCACCTTTTCCTCCTACTCCAGCATCGCCAACGACAAACTCCCCGGCGCCGGCATCCTGGTGGGCAACCGCTACAGCGCCCGCCGCTTCGTAGCGCAAATCAGCCCCATCCCCCTGCTGCTGATGCACGGCACCGCCGACCAAGTCATCCCCGCCAAACACTCGCAAATCCTATTCGAGCTCGCCCGAGAGCCCAAACAGCTGATCCTCATCCCCAACGGCACCCACCTCGGCCTCTCAGGCCTGGGCGGCTACGAAATGCAGCTGCTGGATTTTTTCAACCGGCACAGCGAATAA
- a CDS encoding SPOR domain-containing protein, whose translation MQNKPHGQGLSGFIFGLLLATLIIGVVLYFLNNTPSGIKQPEAPKTEIQPEILTPRQERQPEQRPSDTTTAGSDSGHYTLPPGDITDKPPVAASVPQQASTPAQRQEDKPAQEDKPVQTKPREPQRKPEPEAKPTPEQILESGNVERAREQARRQRREAEAKAAREAEAKAAEQRAQRNAEAHSGGNGRYIVQMGSYNNPEAADTQRAKLAMLGVNARVASSKRSDGQTVYRIQSGRLSRVEAQALSDKLRGNGIDTLTRQAD comes from the coding sequence ATGCAGAACAAACCCCACGGTCAAGGCCTTTCCGGCTTTATATTCGGCCTCCTGCTTGCCACCCTCATCATCGGCGTGGTTTTGTATTTCCTCAACAACACGCCCTCCGGCATCAAACAGCCCGAAGCGCCGAAAACCGAAATCCAGCCCGAAATCCTCACTCCGCGCCAAGAGCGCCAACCAGAACAACGTCCGAGCGACACCACCACCGCCGGTTCCGACAGCGGCCACTACACCCTGCCGCCCGGCGACATCACCGACAAACCGCCTGTAGCCGCCTCCGTGCCGCAGCAGGCCAGCACCCCTGCGCAACGCCAGGAAGACAAGCCCGCGCAGGAAGACAAACCCGTACAAACCAAACCGCGCGAGCCGCAGCGCAAGCCCGAACCGGAAGCCAAGCCCACGCCCGAACAGATTTTGGAAAGCGGCAATGTAGAGCGTGCCCGCGAGCAAGCCCGCCGCCAGCGGCGTGAAGCCGAAGCCAAAGCAGCTCGCGAAGCCGAGGCCAAAGCCGCCGAGCAGCGTGCCCAACGTAATGCCGAAGCGCACAGCGGCGGCAACGGCCGCTATATCGTGCAGATGGGTTCCTACAACAACCCGGAAGCTGCCGACACCCAACGCGCCAAACTCGCCATGCTCGGCGTGAACGCCCGCGTGGCCAGCAGCAAACGCAGCGACGGCCAAACCGTTTACCGTATCCAAAGTGGCCGCCTCAGCCGTGTCGAAGCCCAAGCCCTCAGCGACAAACTGCGCGGCAACGGCATCGACACCCTGACCCGCCAAGCCGATTAA